From a single Phycisphaeraceae bacterium genomic region:
- the ettA gene encoding energy-dependent translational throttle protein EttA gives MANTPETSTRIIYSMIGVSKRYEKKEVLKDIYLSYFYGAKIGVLGLNGAGKSSLLRILAGLDKNFEGQVQISPGFTVGFLPQEPKLDDDATVMEVVRQGAQKTLDLIEEFNKVSDQLGESMTDEKMNKLLHRQGELQEKIDQIDAWTLDSQLEHAMDALRCPSGETKIKTLSGGERRRVALCRLLIEKPDILLLDEPTNHLDAESVAWLEQHLQRYAGTVIAVTHDRYFLDNVAGWILELDRGQGIPWKGNYTSWLEQKSARLAVEEKQESNRQKALKRELEWVRRSPQARQSKSKARLDSYEKMVADQQESRAAEVEIYIPPGPPLGRLVIDAQGVSKSFGDRLLFENLTFSLPPNGIVGIIGPNGAGKTTLFRMLTGSETPDSGSIRISETVKLAYVDQSRQVLRDDLPVWSAISDGQEVFKLGKIDMNARAYAARFSFTGSDQQQTVGTLSGGQRGRVHLARMLKAGANVLLLDEPTNDLDVNTMRALEDALENFAGCAVIISHDRWFLDRLATHILAFEGDSQVKWFEGNFTAYEADRKRRMGVEADQPHRIKYRALTRR, from the coding sequence ATGGCCAATACTCCCGAAACCTCCACACGGATCATCTATTCGATGATCGGCGTGTCCAAGCGTTACGAAAAAAAAGAAGTCCTCAAGGACATCTACCTTTCCTATTTCTACGGCGCGAAGATCGGCGTGCTGGGACTGAACGGCGCGGGGAAGTCTTCGTTGTTGCGCATCCTCGCCGGCCTCGATAAAAACTTCGAGGGGCAGGTGCAGATTTCGCCGGGATTCACGGTTGGTTTTCTGCCGCAGGAACCGAAACTCGACGATGACGCAACCGTGATGGAAGTCGTCCGTCAAGGTGCGCAGAAAACACTCGACCTGATTGAGGAGTTTAACAAGGTATCCGACCAGCTTGGCGAGTCGATGACCGACGAGAAAATGAACAAGCTCCTCCATCGCCAGGGAGAGTTGCAGGAAAAAATAGACCAGATCGACGCATGGACGCTCGACTCGCAGCTTGAGCATGCCATGGATGCGCTGCGTTGTCCGTCAGGTGAGACGAAGATCAAAACGCTGTCAGGCGGTGAACGACGCCGAGTGGCACTGTGTCGCCTGCTGATTGAAAAGCCCGACATCCTCCTGCTCGATGAGCCTACCAATCACCTCGATGCAGAGTCGGTCGCATGGCTGGAGCAGCATCTCCAGCGATACGCGGGCACGGTGATCGCGGTCACCCACGATCGGTATTTCCTCGACAATGTAGCGGGCTGGATTCTGGAGCTTGATCGCGGTCAGGGCATTCCGTGGAAAGGGAATTACACCTCCTGGCTGGAGCAGAAAAGCGCAAGGCTGGCTGTCGAGGAGAAACAGGAATCGAATCGCCAGAAAGCGCTCAAGCGCGAACTGGAATGGGTTCGCCGCAGCCCGCAGGCACGCCAGAGCAAGAGTAAGGCCCGGCTCGATTCCTACGAAAAAATGGTGGCGGACCAGCAGGAGTCCCGCGCTGCGGAAGTGGAAATCTACATTCCTCCCGGACCGCCGCTGGGACGACTCGTGATCGACGCCCAGGGCGTCAGCAAATCGTTCGGCGATCGCCTGCTGTTTGAAAATCTCACGTTTTCACTTCCCCCCAACGGCATCGTCGGCATCATCGGCCCCAACGGCGCGGGAAAGACAACACTTTTCCGAATGCTCACAGGCAGTGAGACGCCGGACTCCGGCTCTATCCGCATCTCAGAGACCGTGAAGCTGGCTTACGTCGATCAATCGCGTCAGGTGCTGCGCGATGATCTGCCCGTGTGGTCGGCGATCTCGGATGGACAGGAGGTTTTTAAGCTCGGCAAAATTGATATGAACGCGCGTGCTTATGCTGCGAGATTTTCCTTTACCGGCTCGGATCAACAGCAGACCGTCGGCACGCTCTCAGGTGGACAGCGCGGCAGGGTTCACCTGGCGCGGATGCTCAAAGCAGGCGCGAATGTGCTTTTGCTCGATGAGCCGACAAACGATCTGGATGTCAACACCATGCGAGCTCTCGAAGATGCTCTGGAAAACTTCGCCGGCTGCGCGGTGATCATCTCGCACGATCGTTGGTTTCTCGATCGATTGGCGACACACATTCTGGCGTTCGAGGGAGATTCGCAGGTGAAATGGTTTGAGGGCAATTTCACCGCCTATGAGGCCGACCGCAAACGTCGCATGGGGGTGGAGGCTGATCAGCCGCACCGAATTAAATACCGAGCGCTGACGCGACGGTGA
- a CDS encoding TIM barrel protein gives MKINQSFCYPLFKTAEMSLDELCRQGARIGFAGIELWFRDADFDELCAAASAHGLAVASMCGHQSLKDGLNRRDQHDRIEAELRESIAAAVSRKIPNLICFSGNRNPGQSEEEALETCAAGLRRVAPEAERCGINLNVELLNSKVDHKGYQCDHTAWGVEMCNRVKSPRVKLLYDIYHMQIMEGDVIRTIRQHAAHIGHYHTAGNPGRNDLDQDQELNYPAICRAIAASGYTGFVAHEFTPKGDRMAALAEAFKICSVTA, from the coding sequence ATGAAAATCAACCAGTCCTTTTGTTATCCCCTCTTCAAGACCGCGGAAATGAGTCTGGATGAGCTTTGCCGTCAAGGTGCTCGGATCGGATTTGCCGGCATCGAGTTGTGGTTTCGAGATGCCGATTTCGATGAACTTTGTGCCGCTGCCTCCGCCCACGGCCTGGCCGTGGCAAGCATGTGCGGTCACCAATCGCTCAAAGACGGACTCAACCGGCGCGATCAACATGACCGCATTGAAGCGGAACTGCGAGAATCAATTGCGGCGGCGGTAAGTCGAAAAATTCCCAACCTGATTTGTTTCAGCGGTAATCGCAACCCCGGTCAGTCTGAGGAAGAGGCACTTGAAACCTGTGCGGCTGGTCTGCGACGTGTTGCGCCGGAGGCGGAGCGGTGCGGCATCAATCTCAATGTCGAACTGCTCAACTCCAAGGTGGACCACAAGGGCTACCAATGCGATCACACCGCCTGGGGTGTGGAGATGTGCAATCGTGTGAAGAGTCCGCGAGTCAAACTTCTCTACGACATCTATCACATGCAGATCATGGAGGGCGACGTGATCCGCACGATCCGTCAGCACGCAGCCCACATCGGCCACTATCACACCGCAGGCAATCCGGGCCGCAATGACCTCGATCAGGATCAGGAGTTGAACTATCCCGCCATCTGCCGCGCGATCGCAGCCAGCGGATATACCGGGTTCGTCGCCCATGAGTTTACTCCCAAGGGTGATCGAATGGCTGCGCTTGCCGAAGCATTCAAGATCTGCTCGGTCACTGCATAA